One window of Mesorhizobium loti R88b genomic DNA carries:
- a CDS encoding ABC transporter substrate-binding protein: protein MLRRSFIKAATLAAFAGALGFSTAAMAADKVNVQLDWVVRGNHAMFFVGKEKGFFAKNDIDVTEIRKGSGSPDAMRLVGNGNADFGFGDLPTLAVARSQNVPVVAVAAVNQHSPLAIMSLAKTVKLTKPADLKGLTIGIHPAGSTYLFFKGFLAANGLTEKDMTLNSVSPPYESYLLLGRVQTVIGYVDAEVPELEAKAGGPGSLSIMLGADYGWKAYGSGLFTSQAMIKDKPDVVARFVKGYREAFDYVVAHPEEAAEITAKAAPGYADKKDVLLAQINADIASTFTSPDTKEHGLGWMTKTQWEETLKTLTDQGVLKTPLSADDVFTDTFLANK from the coding sequence ATGCTCAGACGCTCATTCATCAAGGCAGCCACGCTCGCAGCATTTGCCGGCGCGCTTGGCTTCTCCACCGCTGCAATGGCGGCGGACAAGGTCAACGTCCAGCTCGACTGGGTGGTGCGCGGCAACCACGCCATGTTCTTCGTCGGCAAGGAAAAAGGCTTCTTCGCCAAGAACGACATCGACGTGACCGAGATCCGCAAGGGTTCCGGTTCGCCGGACGCCATGCGGCTGGTGGGTAACGGGAACGCGGATTTCGGTTTCGGCGATCTTCCCACGCTGGCTGTCGCGCGGTCGCAGAATGTACCTGTCGTGGCGGTGGCCGCCGTCAACCAGCATTCGCCGCTGGCGATCATGTCGCTGGCCAAGACGGTGAAGCTCACCAAGCCGGCCGATCTCAAGGGTCTCACCATCGGTATTCATCCGGCCGGTTCGACCTACCTCTTCTTCAAAGGCTTCCTGGCGGCCAATGGCCTGACCGAAAAGGACATGACACTGAACAGCGTCTCGCCGCCCTATGAAAGCTACCTGCTCCTGGGCCGCGTTCAGACGGTGATCGGCTATGTCGATGCCGAGGTTCCCGAACTGGAGGCCAAGGCCGGCGGTCCCGGCTCGCTCAGCATCATGTTGGGCGCCGATTACGGCTGGAAGGCCTACGGCTCGGGCCTCTTCACCTCGCAGGCGATGATCAAGGACAAGCCCGACGTCGTCGCCCGCTTCGTCAAGGGCTACAGGGAGGCTTTCGACTATGTCGTGGCGCACCCCGAAGAGGCTGCCGAGATCACTGCCAAGGCAGCACCCGGTTATGCCGACAAGAAGGACGTGCTGCTGGCACAGATCAACGCCGACATCGCGTCGACCTTCACCAGCCCGGACACCAAGGAACACGGTCTTGGCTGGATGACCAAGACGCAGTGGGAGGAAACGCTGAAGACGCTCACCGATCAGGGCGTGCTCAAGACACCTCTCTCGGCGGACGACGTCTTCACCGACACGTTCCTGGCAAACAAGTAA
- a CDS encoding ABC transporter permease, translating to MSDQPITNLSEPRLATNWAAATGSWLPAVILLLATIIVWEAVVRIFAISTFIIPAPSEIAQSLVAQWATLMQATLVTAGEILFGFVVSVVVGIAIALVIVRFDWLGRALYPLVVLFQNVPKVALAPIFILWFGYGLAPKIGLILVIAFFPVTLSMLAGMQSVDRSLLSLMNSVGASQTQILFRIRVPHSLPNLMAGTKIAATLSVIGAIVGEFAGASDGLGYVIQFASTQLDTALVFAALLLVSVLGIAFYYAAEILERIVVPWAPKFSRA from the coding sequence GTGAGCGATCAGCCCATCACCAATCTCTCCGAGCCGCGGCTTGCCACCAACTGGGCCGCGGCGACAGGCAGCTGGCTGCCGGCGGTCATCCTTCTGCTGGCGACGATCATCGTGTGGGAAGCCGTGGTGCGGATCTTCGCCATATCCACCTTCATCATTCCGGCCCCGTCCGAGATCGCGCAATCGCTGGTCGCGCAATGGGCAACGCTGATGCAGGCGACACTGGTGACGGCAGGCGAGATCCTGTTCGGATTCGTCGTCTCTGTGGTGGTCGGCATTGCCATTGCGCTGGTCATCGTGCGCTTCGACTGGCTGGGGCGAGCGCTTTATCCGCTGGTGGTGCTGTTCCAGAATGTGCCCAAGGTGGCACTGGCGCCGATCTTCATCCTCTGGTTCGGCTACGGGCTTGCGCCCAAGATCGGTCTGATCCTGGTCATCGCCTTCTTCCCGGTGACATTGTCGATGCTGGCGGGCATGCAGTCGGTCGACCGCTCGCTGCTGTCACTGATGAACTCGGTCGGCGCCAGCCAGACCCAGATCCTGTTCAGGATCCGCGTCCCGCATTCGCTGCCGAACCTGATGGCTGGAACCAAGATCGCCGCGACGCTCAGCGTCATCGGCGCCATCGTCGGCGAATTCGCCGGCGCCTCGGACGGGCTCGGCTACGTCATCCAGTTCGCTTCAACCCAACTCGACACGGCACTGGTCTTCGCGGCGCTGCTGCTCGTTTCGGTGCTGGGCATCGCCTTCTACTACGCCGCCGAGATTCTCGAACGCATCGTGGTGCCGTGGGCACCGAAATTCAGCCGGGCCTAG
- a CDS encoding class II aldolase/adducin family protein, which yields MTDNSPARQQVFEELVTATKILLNEGILDTFGHISARDPEDPESFFLAQKLAPSLITAGDMQRFNLDGETSDNRPSYLERYIHSEIYKARPDVQCVLHSHSPAVLPYCFTDQPLRPVTHMGAFLGDAVPVYEIRDKQGDETDLFGGSRSVCADIAESLGTYPVVLMARHGVVNVGTSVRQVVFRAFYLEQEAAAQTAGLRIGNIKYLSPGEIKAAGNLVGAQIDRGWDHWSQRLREKGLA from the coding sequence ATGACAGACAACAGCCCAGCGCGTCAGCAGGTCTTCGAGGAGCTCGTCACGGCAACGAAGATCCTTCTGAACGAAGGTATCCTGGATACGTTTGGGCACATCAGCGCCCGTGACCCCGAGGATCCCGAAAGCTTCTTCCTGGCGCAGAAGCTTGCTCCGAGCCTGATAACGGCCGGCGACATGCAGCGTTTCAACCTCGACGGAGAAACCTCGGACAACCGGCCGTCTTACCTGGAGCGCTATATCCACAGCGAAATCTACAAGGCACGGCCTGACGTCCAGTGCGTGCTCCACAGCCATTCTCCGGCTGTCCTGCCTTACTGCTTCACCGACCAGCCGCTACGGCCTGTGACCCATATGGGGGCTTTCCTCGGCGACGCCGTCCCAGTCTACGAAATACGCGACAAGCAGGGAGACGAGACCGATCTCTTTGGCGGCAGCCGGAGCGTCTGTGCGGACATCGCTGAAAGCCTCGGGACCTATCCCGTCGTGCTCATGGCGCGGCACGGCGTCGTCAATGTAGGCACTTCTGTCCGGCAGGTGGTGTTCCGGGCATTCTATCTTGAACAGGAGGCGGCGGCGCAGACCGCCGGCCTGCGGATCGGCAACATCAAGTATCTGTCGCCTGGCGAAATCAAGGCTGCAGGAAATCTCGTCGGTGCCCAGATCGACCGTGGATGGGATCACTGGTCGCAGCGCCTCAGGGAAAAGGGCCTGGCCTAG
- a CDS encoding GMC family oxidoreductase — translation MPHAESYDYIIVGAGSAGCVLANRLSADPKCSVLLLEAGGWDRDPMIHIPLGWGKILTERRHDWMYFCEPEDNVGGRRVECARGKVIGGSSSTNAMAYVRGNRGDYDRWAATGLSDWSYDKVLPYFRKQESWEGGENQYRGGKGPVSTQFCRYKDTLIEAFAQASVDAGYDQTKDYNGERQEGFGRLQMTISKGRRSSTATAYLRPALKRPNLTVLTEASATRIVLEGARATGVTINHRGAERTVLARKEVLLSGGVINTPQLMMLSGIGAQDELAAHGIQTRVNLPAVGKNLQDHVSVILMYRRRAPGGPFLRNMRADRIGLDFVKTYLTGRGFSGDVPGGVVAFLKSGPARPLPDVQLLFTAAPLAAWPYFKPFKAPFADGFATRIVATQPESRGAVKLASADPSAAPLIHQNFLASPKDWESLRAGFRVARDLAAQPSMQPFIEAEFFPGPKCQSDDEIDEHIRKTSITVHHPAGTCRMGADEASVVDPQLRVRGVQGLRVVDASVMPDLVCGNINAAVIMIAEKAADLIASSKESRAVS, via the coding sequence ATGCCGCACGCGGAAAGTTACGATTACATCATCGTTGGAGCCGGATCGGCCGGTTGCGTGCTCGCCAACCGGCTGAGCGCCGACCCGAAATGTTCGGTGTTGTTGCTGGAAGCCGGTGGCTGGGACCGCGATCCCATGATCCATATACCACTTGGCTGGGGCAAGATCCTGACCGAGCGGCGCCATGACTGGATGTATTTCTGCGAGCCGGAAGACAATGTCGGCGGACGCCGGGTCGAATGCGCGCGCGGCAAGGTTATCGGCGGATCATCGTCCACCAACGCCATGGCCTATGTGCGGGGCAATCGCGGTGACTACGATCGTTGGGCAGCCACGGGGCTCAGCGATTGGTCCTATGACAAAGTGCTGCCCTATTTCCGCAAGCAAGAAAGCTGGGAAGGCGGCGAGAACCAGTATCGTGGCGGCAAGGGTCCGGTCAGCACCCAGTTCTGCCGCTACAAGGACACGCTGATCGAAGCCTTTGCACAAGCCAGCGTTGACGCCGGTTACGACCAGACGAAAGATTATAATGGCGAGCGGCAGGAAGGGTTCGGCCGCCTTCAGATGACGATTTCAAAAGGCCGGCGTTCTTCGACCGCGACAGCCTATCTGCGACCGGCGCTGAAGCGGCCCAACCTGACCGTTCTGACGGAAGCGAGCGCGACCAGGATCGTGCTGGAGGGCGCGCGCGCCACCGGCGTCACCATCAACCATCGCGGAGCCGAACGCACGGTTCTCGCCCGCAAGGAAGTGTTGCTCTCCGGCGGCGTCATCAACACGCCCCAACTCATGATGCTGTCGGGCATAGGCGCGCAGGATGAGCTTGCCGCCCACGGTATCCAGACGCGGGTCAACCTGCCCGCGGTCGGCAAGAACCTGCAGGATCACGTCTCGGTCATCCTCATGTACCGGCGCCGGGCTCCGGGCGGCCCGTTCCTGCGCAACATGCGTGCCGACCGGATCGGGTTGGACTTCGTCAAGACCTACCTCACCGGACGCGGTTTTTCCGGCGATGTGCCCGGCGGTGTTGTTGCTTTCCTGAAGAGCGGCCCGGCGCGGCCGTTGCCTGACGTGCAATTGCTCTTCACGGCGGCTCCGCTCGCGGCATGGCCCTATTTCAAGCCGTTCAAGGCGCCTTTTGCGGACGGCTTCGCAACGCGCATCGTGGCGACACAGCCTGAAAGCCGCGGAGCCGTGAAATTGGCATCCGCCGATCCCTCCGCGGCGCCCCTGATCCACCAGAATTTCCTGGCCTCGCCGAAGGATTGGGAGTCGCTGCGGGCGGGCTTCCGGGTCGCGCGCGATCTCGCGGCGCAGCCCTCCATGCAGCCCTTCATCGAGGCCGAGTTCTTTCCCGGCCCGAAATGCCAGAGCGACGACGAGATCGACGAGCATATCCGCAAGACCTCGATCACCGTGCATCATCCGGCCGGGACCTGCCGGATGGGGGCCGATGAAGCCTCGGTCGTCGACCCGCAATTGCGCGTTCGCGGCGTCCAGGGTCTCAGAGTGGTGGACGCTTCCGTCATGCCCGACCTGGTCTGCGGAAACATCAATGCGGCAGTGATCATGATCGCCGAGAAGGCCGCCGACCTCATCGCCAGTTCGAAAGAAAGCAGGGCAGTGTCATGA
- the fhmpcd1 gene encoding 5-formyl-3-hydroxy-2-methylpyridine 4-carboxylate 5-dehydrogenase, with protein sequence MIQRIAIIGMGTMGPGMAARLARGGLQVVAYDVAPAAIERAQTMLGVAETVLDSLGIAPPPAGVGGIRFTDDIGDAVSGADLVIENVPENISIKADVYHAIDGLIASDTIVASDTSGIPITKLQAHISHPERMVGMHWSNPPHIIPMIEVIAGEKTAPQTVAVIRDLIRSIGLLPVVVKKDVPGFVENRVLYALLREAVDLVERGVIDPEDLDTCVSWGIGYKIAVIGPMALLDMAGLDIYKSVSSFLNADLSNRGDVAPMVLEKTNASKFGIKSGEGMFSYTPEQTKALQGERARKLVAVRRILEGRE encoded by the coding sequence ATGATCCAGCGTATCGCCATCATCGGTATGGGCACGATGGGTCCGGGCATGGCCGCCCGGCTCGCCAGGGGCGGCCTTCAGGTCGTCGCCTACGACGTTGCCCCGGCAGCGATCGAGCGCGCGCAAACCATGCTGGGCGTGGCCGAGACCGTTCTCGATTCCCTCGGTATCGCGCCGCCGCCGGCCGGCGTTGGTGGGATTCGCTTCACCGACGACATCGGCGATGCGGTGTCCGGTGCCGACCTCGTCATCGAGAACGTTCCTGAAAACATTTCGATCAAGGCCGACGTCTATCATGCGATCGACGGCCTGATCGCGTCGGACACGATCGTCGCGTCCGACACGTCGGGTATCCCGATCACCAAGCTGCAGGCGCATATCTCGCATCCCGAGCGGATGGTGGGCATGCACTGGTCGAACCCGCCGCACATCATCCCGATGATCGAGGTGATCGCCGGCGAGAAGACGGCGCCGCAAACCGTGGCTGTCATCCGCGACCTTATCCGCTCCATCGGCTTGCTGCCGGTGGTGGTGAAGAAGGATGTTCCGGGCTTCGTCGAAAACCGCGTCCTCTATGCGCTGCTGCGCGAGGCGGTCGACCTTGTCGAGCGCGGCGTCATCGATCCTGAAGATCTCGACACCTGCGTGTCGTGGGGCATCGGCTACAAGATCGCCGTGATCGGGCCGATGGCGCTGCTCGATATGGCGGGCCTCGATATCTACAAATCCGTCTCCTCTTTCCTCAACGCGGATCTCTCCAATCGCGGCGATGTCGCGCCGATGGTGCTGGAAAAGACCAATGCATCGAAGTTCGGCATCAAGTCGGGCGAGGGCATGTTCTCCTATACGCCTGAGCAGACCAAGGCTCTGCAAGGCGAACGGGCCCGCAAGCTCGTTGCCGTGCGGCGCATCCTGGAGGGCCGGGAGTAG
- a CDS encoding ABC transporter ATP-binding protein, translating to MRMEPIRAAGGRPAHIRHDDDLISVKGVSVVMARQLVLQNIDLAIPKGSFVSLIGPSGCGKSTLLKVLAGLVNPTSGSVSIAGLSPVEAARKRMIGLVFQDANLLPWKNAVDNASMLLGIADKSLSRADLRARGQEMLELVGLGDSAHKRPNELSGGMRQRVAIARALALDPAVLLMDEPFGALDAITRDQMGQSLLEIWQRTGKTIVLVTHSIDEAIHLSRHVHVMGIKPGRITESLDIGLPYPRDLSVTEDPEFVRLVVQLRVMLRASHQPGGTP from the coding sequence ATGCGCATGGAACCCATTCGAGCTGCAGGCGGCCGGCCAGCCCATATCCGCCACGATGACGACCTGATCTCCGTCAAGGGCGTTTCGGTCGTCATGGCCAGGCAACTGGTGCTGCAGAACATCGATCTTGCGATACCTAAGGGGTCGTTCGTCTCCCTCATCGGTCCTTCCGGCTGCGGCAAGAGCACCTTGCTCAAGGTTCTGGCCGGGCTGGTCAATCCGACCAGCGGGAGCGTTTCGATCGCCGGGCTTTCACCCGTCGAGGCGGCGCGCAAGCGCATGATCGGCCTCGTCTTCCAGGATGCCAACCTGCTTCCCTGGAAGAACGCCGTCGACAACGCATCGATGCTGCTTGGCATCGCCGATAAGTCGCTCTCGCGCGCCGATTTGCGGGCGCGTGGGCAGGAGATGTTGGAGCTCGTGGGGTTAGGCGACAGCGCCCATAAGCGCCCCAACGAATTGTCCGGCGGCATGCGCCAGCGCGTTGCTATCGCGCGGGCCCTGGCGCTCGATCCGGCGGTGCTGCTGATGGACGAGCCTTTCGGCGCGCTCGACGCCATAACCCGCGACCAGATGGGCCAGTCGCTGCTGGAGATCTGGCAGCGCACCGGCAAGACCATCGTGCTCGTCACCCATTCCATAGACGAAGCCATCCACCTGTCGCGCCATGTCCACGTGATGGGGATCAAGCCCGGACGGATCACCGAGAGCCTTGACATCGGTCTGCCCTATCCGCGCGATCTGTCGGTCACGGAAGATCCGGAGTTCGTCAGGCTGGTGGTTCAACTGCGTGTGATGCTGCGCGCCAGCCACCAACCGGGAGGCACGCCGTGA
- a CDS encoding amino acid synthesis family protein — protein MSYSSEVERDYDVRGWYSSVQESRHDGGTPGETLIKVATGVVIRNPFAGKFVAELSELTAPSSAIGHALGERAVALLGNRPVESYGKGGIAGTSGEQEHVVACITTVFGDPLRQQVGGGKAWISSVSKVAVAGTIIDIPLAHKDELYIRSHYDAVTFSVPDAPRPDELLICVAVASGPRVHQRVGGKSVADLKAAAI, from the coding sequence ATGAGTTATTCCAGTGAAGTCGAACGCGATTACGATGTCAGGGGATGGTATTCCTCGGTCCAGGAAAGCCGGCATGACGGCGGCACACCTGGCGAGACCCTCATCAAGGTCGCGACAGGCGTTGTCATACGCAATCCCTTCGCCGGAAAGTTCGTCGCCGAACTGTCCGAGCTGACGGCTCCGAGTTCGGCCATTGGTCATGCGCTTGGCGAGCGCGCCGTGGCGCTGCTCGGCAACAGGCCGGTCGAAAGCTATGGCAAGGGCGGCATCGCGGGTACGTCAGGCGAACAGGAGCATGTCGTCGCTTGCATCACCACGGTGTTCGGAGACCCGCTGCGCCAGCAGGTGGGCGGCGGCAAGGCCTGGATCTCGTCGGTCAGCAAGGTTGCGGTCGCCGGCACCATCATCGATATCCCGCTTGCCCACAAGGACGAGCTCTACATCCGTTCCCACTATGATGCCGTCACCTTTTCCGTGCCGGATGCCCCGCGCCCGGACGAGCTTTTGATCTGCGTCGCCGTCGCATCGGGTCCGCGCGTGCATCAGCGCGTCGGGGGCAAATCCGTCGCCGACCTCAAGGCCGCAGCTATCTAG
- a CDS encoding YbhB/YbcL family Raf kinase inhibitor-like protein, which translates to MPLNIKDLKITSVDFQPLGKLRDEHAGDKGNVLPRLKVSGVPAGTKELAVICHDPDAPLANGFTHWVVYGIDPSATDLSDAQEKFRVGPNGAGHKQYYGPQPPAGHGEHHYYFWVYALDTKVEDTPTREEFLQKYAGNIIEQNRIVGIYENK; encoded by the coding sequence ATGCCCCTGAATATCAAGGACCTCAAGATTACCTCAGTGGACTTCCAGCCGCTGGGGAAATTGCGCGACGAACACGCGGGCGACAAGGGCAACGTACTGCCAAGGCTTAAGGTCAGTGGCGTCCCGGCCGGCACCAAAGAACTCGCGGTCATCTGCCACGATCCGGACGCGCCGCTCGCCAACGGTTTCACGCATTGGGTCGTCTACGGCATCGATCCCTCGGCCACCGACCTTTCGGACGCGCAGGAGAAGTTCCGCGTCGGTCCCAACGGTGCCGGCCACAAGCAGTATTACGGGCCGCAGCCGCCCGCTGGCCATGGAGAACATCACTACTACTTCTGGGTTTATGCCCTGGACACCAAGGTCGAAGATACGCCCACCCGGGAGGAGTTCCTGCAGAAATATGCCGGCAACATCATCGAGCAGAACCGGATCGTCGGCATCTACGAAAACAAGTGA